A genomic stretch from Hemicordylus capensis ecotype Gifberg chromosome 1, rHemCap1.1.pri, whole genome shotgun sequence includes:
- the LOC128352036 gene encoding transmembrane protein 247-like isoform X1, which yields MLWDTSYRHASCGSEKLVIPKAAFCGVLPSFLHSHCLKSKFPMASTNCHLAGGECSQPCGKQDTQQHTDLLPRVLISTAVFEKEDNPENASSAPDNVTEPTSALDEMMEPPSTPNDVTDPPDLKDEDVPMRTKPQVELDNPHPGLATMEGEMDSWVQIEQRSTKQAHALTTQLEKMRLEMELTMTRFRYEEKEKQRQHEEKMEEMRVQTPSTQPPGGSHHLLLPQDQFTLFLYCFIFIHIIYIARELIFFFIKKHEMFAIGAIIMCAIKTFWK from the exons ATGCTATGGGACACCAGCTATAGACACGCATCATGTGGCAGTGAGAAGCTGGTGATACCAAAGGCTGCCTTCTGTGGTGTCCTGCCTTCTTTCTTACACTCTCACTGCCTTAAATCTAAATTCCCCATG GCATCTACAAATTGCCATCTCGCCGGTGGTGAGTGCTCCCAGCCCTGTGGAAAGCAGGACACACAGcagcacacagatctcctccccagagttctcatttccactgccgtttttgagaag GAAGACAACCCTGAAAATGCTTCATCTGCTCCCGACAACGTGACCGAGCCTACATCAGCTCTTGATGAGATGATGGAGCCACCATCTACCCCAAACGATGTGACAGACCCACCTGACCTCAAAGATGAAGATGTGCCCATGAGGACAAAGCCACAGGTGGAACTGGACAATCCACATCCTGGTCTGGCCACCATGGAGGGTGAGATGGACAGCTGGGTTCAAATAGAGCAGAGAAGCACCAAGCAGGCACACGCCTTGACAACCCAGCTGGAGAAGATGCGCCTCGAGATGGAGCTCACCATGACCAGATTCCGATACGAAGAAAAGGAGAAGCAGCGGCAGCACGAGGAGAAGATGGAAGAGATGCGGGTGCAGACACCATCCACGCAG CCTCCTGGAGGAAGCCATCACCTCCTCTTACCTCAGGACCAGTTCACCTTGTTCCTGTACTGCTTCATCTTCATACATATAATCTATATAGCACGGGAGCTGATATTCTTTTTCATTAAGAAGCATGAGATGTTCGCCATTGGTGCCATCATCATGTGTGCAATTAAAACATTCTGGAAGTAG
- the LOC128352034 gene encoding RNA-binding protein 25-like, translating to MDADASAPASSPMPAIVQDTLANGDQRTPLESWRQTEAANNPLQLEVVAQEKEKSDHVKEKEQRSTKQPPEASNDAEKMRLDFELAVLKHQQEENEKQRQHEEKMEHFRLQSPFRTPTRGEEEPLGGKLDPITEIELEKMRMEFEVAKLKHISEENERQRQHEWKVYEDKEKQRQHEEKLEQMRLRQGSFRRQKAPGDNADATAMVFSEEGKMRIELQLAMQVYLPEINEKNPPSELSGQQQSSMTEKQVEKKHEARKLPDLSVQQENDGATKHLGMQVPPIVVSAAEPEWSSSRLDLAIETELEKRRMEFELTRLKYEHEENERQRQHEEKMEQLRQQAPPKESE from the exons ATG GATGCCGATGCATCTGCACCTGCATCTTCACCAATGCCTGCCATTGTGCAAGATACCTTGGCTAATGGAGACCAACGGACACCACTGGAGAGCTGGCGGCAGACAGAAGCTGCCAACAACCCTTTGCAACTAGAAGTGGTTGcccaagaaaaggaaaagagtGATCACGTTAAGGAAAAGGAGCAAAGGAGCACCAAGCAGCCCCCTGAAGCCAGTAACGATGCTGAGAAGATGCGGCTCGACTTTGAGCTGGCCGTGCTGAAGCACCAGCAAGAGGAGAACGAAAAGCAACGGCAACATGAGGAAAAGATGGAGCACTTCCGCCTGCAGTCGCCATTCAGAACACCCACTAGAGGAGAAGAGGAGCCGCTAGGCGGGAAATTGGACCCCATCACGGAAATTGAGTTGGAGAAAATGCGTATGGAGTTCGAAGTGGCCAAGCTGAAGCACATCTCTGAGGAGAACGAGAGACAACGGCAGCACGAGTGGAAGGTGTACGAGGACAAGGAGAAGCAGCGCCAGCATGAAGAAAAGCTGGAGCAGATGCGCCTGCGGCAGGGATCTTTCCGGCGCCAGAAGGCTCCTGGCGACAATGCAGATGCCACAGCCATGGTCTTTTCTGAGGAAGGGAAGATGAGGATCGAGCTTCAACTGGCTATGCAAGTATACCTGCCAGAGATAAACGAAAAGAACCCACCCAGTGAACTAAGTGGGCAACAGCAAAGCTCCATGACAGAGAAGCAAGTGGAGAAGAAGCATGAGGCCAGAAAGCTGCCAGACCTCTCGGTGCAGCAGGAGAATGACGGGGCGACCAAACACTTAGGCATGCAGGTGCCCCCCATCGTGGTCAGTGCAGCAGAGCCGGAGTGGTCCAGCAGCAGGTTGGACTTGGCCATTGAGACCGAGCTGGAGAAGAGGCGGATGGAGTTTGAGCTGACAAGGCTGAAGTACGAGCACGAAGAGAACGAACGGCAACGCCAGCATGAGGAGAAGATGGAGCAGCTGCGTCAGCAGGCACCACCCAAAGAG TCTGAATGA
- the LOC128352036 gene encoding transmembrane protein 247-like isoform X2 translates to MLWDTSYRHASCGSEKLVIPKAAFCGVLPSFLHSHCLKSKFPMEDNPENASSAPDNVTEPTSALDEMMEPPSTPNDVTDPPDLKDEDVPMRTKPQVELDNPHPGLATMEGEMDSWVQIEQRSTKQAHALTTQLEKMRLEMELTMTRFRYEEKEKQRQHEEKMEEMRVQTPSTQPPGGSHHLLLPQDQFTLFLYCFIFIHIIYIARELIFFFIKKHEMFAIGAIIMCAIKTFWK, encoded by the exons ATGCTATGGGACACCAGCTATAGACACGCATCATGTGGCAGTGAGAAGCTGGTGATACCAAAGGCTGCCTTCTGTGGTGTCCTGCCTTCTTTCTTACACTCTCACTGCCTTAAATCTAAATTCCCCATG GAAGACAACCCTGAAAATGCTTCATCTGCTCCCGACAACGTGACCGAGCCTACATCAGCTCTTGATGAGATGATGGAGCCACCATCTACCCCAAACGATGTGACAGACCCACCTGACCTCAAAGATGAAGATGTGCCCATGAGGACAAAGCCACAGGTGGAACTGGACAATCCACATCCTGGTCTGGCCACCATGGAGGGTGAGATGGACAGCTGGGTTCAAATAGAGCAGAGAAGCACCAAGCAGGCACACGCCTTGACAACCCAGCTGGAGAAGATGCGCCTCGAGATGGAGCTCACCATGACCAGATTCCGATACGAAGAAAAGGAGAAGCAGCGGCAGCACGAGGAGAAGATGGAAGAGATGCGGGTGCAGACACCATCCACGCAG CCTCCTGGAGGAAGCCATCACCTCCTCTTACCTCAGGACCAGTTCACCTTGTTCCTGTACTGCTTCATCTTCATACATATAATCTATATAGCACGGGAGCTGATATTCTTTTTCATTAAGAAGCATGAGATGTTCGCCATTGGTGCCATCATCATGTGTGCAATTAAAACATTCTGGAAGTAG